The Nitrospira sp. genome window below encodes:
- a CDS encoding efflux RND transporter permease subunit: protein MSQPHEGHHHEQPGAEQSANIFVRFQKNFERHFNRFRERYGASLEWAIARRRVFVTVSLVIAVASMGLFFFLGRDYFPEIRSGVLQMHMRAPLGTRIEVSGRLATLVSATIEELLPDQVENIVSNCGLPVGPHNLAFIPTPTVGSQDCDLTILLKDEKSPVWEYRQIVRKGLKERFPGTEFTFQPSDLTAKILNFGAPAPIDVQVNGPDIYASYEFARKLMDKYRDIPGATDVVIQQTMRTPTMMVEGDRTFGLGVNRTLSDMADNLLMTTAGSQQVDQVYWLDPSTGMSYLINVYTPQPFINSVNSLKTVPVDSGNDTTTNEVQLLGNLTDLSVEGTPGVVTHGNIMPLFDIYVSTEGRDLGAVLADVEKVTESLKHEKPRTAEIEIHGQAQLMRDAYSELIFGLLAAIVLIYLLIVVNFQSWLDPFIIITALPGALAGIAWALFLTHTRLSEPALTGAIMCMGTGTANSILVVSYAREMLQEHGDALRAAIEAGTTRFRPVLMTAAAMIIGMVPMATGYSQNAPLGRAVIGGLLMATLFTLFFVPCVYAIVYSRRTAKLPKEII from the coding sequence ATGTCGCAACCGCATGAAGGCCACCACCACGAACAACCAGGCGCGGAACAATCGGCGAATATCTTCGTCCGCTTTCAGAAGAACTTCGAGCGCCATTTCAATCGGTTTCGCGAGCGCTACGGCGCCTCGTTGGAATGGGCGATCGCTCGTCGTCGTGTCTTCGTCACCGTTTCACTCGTCATCGCGGTAGCCTCGATGGGCTTATTTTTCTTCCTCGGCCGCGACTATTTCCCGGAGATCCGGTCGGGGGTCTTGCAAATGCACATGCGGGCACCGCTCGGCACACGCATCGAGGTGAGCGGACGTCTGGCCACGTTGGTGTCCGCCACCATCGAAGAGCTGTTGCCCGATCAAGTCGAAAACATCGTCAGCAATTGCGGTCTGCCGGTCGGGCCGCACAATCTCGCGTTCATTCCGACACCGACGGTCGGCTCTCAGGATTGTGATTTGACGATCCTCTTGAAGGACGAAAAGTCTCCCGTGTGGGAGTACCGCCAGATCGTCCGTAAGGGCTTGAAGGAGCGCTTTCCGGGGACCGAATTCACGTTTCAGCCGTCCGATCTAACCGCCAAGATTCTCAACTTCGGCGCGCCCGCGCCGATCGACGTGCAGGTCAACGGCCCGGACATCTACGCCAGCTATGAGTTTGCTCGGAAGTTGATGGACAAATATCGCGACATCCCCGGCGCCACAGACGTGGTCATCCAGCAAACCATGCGCACGCCGACCATGATGGTCGAAGGCGACCGCACGTTCGGACTCGGAGTCAATAGAACCCTGTCGGACATGGCCGACAACTTACTCATGACGACCGCCGGGAGCCAACAAGTGGATCAGGTCTACTGGCTTGATCCCTCAACCGGTATGTCGTACCTGATCAACGTCTATACGCCGCAGCCGTTCATCAATAGCGTCAATAGCCTCAAGACCGTCCCGGTCGACTCAGGGAACGATACCACCACAAACGAAGTGCAACTCCTAGGAAATTTGACCGACCTTTCGGTGGAGGGAACGCCGGGCGTCGTCACGCACGGCAACATCATGCCCCTCTTCGACATCTATGTCTCGACTGAGGGGCGCGACCTCGGTGCCGTTTTAGCGGACGTTGAAAAGGTTACCGAGAGTCTGAAGCACGAGAAGCCCCGCACGGCTGAAATTGAGATCCACGGCCAAGCCCAGCTGATGCGGGACGCCTACTCTGAGCTGATCTTCGGGCTGCTCGCCGCGATCGTGCTGATCTATCTGTTGATCGTCGTCAATTTCCAATCCTGGCTCGATCCCTTCATCATCATTACCGCCTTGCCCGGCGCGCTGGCAGGCATCGCCTGGGCCTTGTTTCTCACCCATACGCGTCTGTCGGAGCCAGCGCTGACCGGCGCCATCATGTGCATGGGCACAGGGACCGCCAACTCGATCCTCGTGGTGTCCTATGCGCGCGAGATGCTCCAGGAGCACGGCGACGCGCTGCGGGCCGCGATCGAAGCCGGAACGACCAGGTTCCGTCCTGTGCTCATGACGGCCGCGGCCATGATTATCGGGATGGTCCCCATGGCGACGGGCTATTCACAGAACGCGCCATTGGGTCGCGCCGTCATCGGCGGCTTGCTCATGGCCACGCTCTTCACCCTGTTTTTCGTACCCTGCGTGTATGCCATCGTTTACAGCCGGCGTACGGCTAAGCTACCGAAGGAGATCATATGA
- a CDS encoding efflux RND transporter permease subunit, which yields MKQIVAIALRRPYTFVVMSILIVLFGGMTVQHMPTDVLPNILIPVTSVVWIYSGLLPQQVEGRITYLFERFVTATVEGIKYMHSHSYYGSSITNIYLQDGVDVGRAEADIAAIAQTVVKALPPDISPPMIMRLAPSSIPVAMLEVSSDSMTPAELYNLAYMRIRPLLVTVNGAILPHPYGGQDMQVMVNLDPQKMLARSLTPSDIHNVLMKQYRVLPTGDIKINTTDWIVQSNASPLQIDEFANIPIKREGNAFVYLRDVASVRLMGRVQQNAVLVKGKQTIIIVVMKSTEASTLAVVDGIKKMIPRAEQVVPESVKIRLLDDASTFVKDAISDVLHEMLTAGALVGLIVLLLLGSWRATVIVWTSIPLSILTAIIGLHWLGETINVMTLGGLALAVGILVDDATVMIENIDRHLEMGKPLEQAIIDAANQIVVPTLVATLCIAIAWLPLFGLTGSSGYLFKPMAEAVMIAMLASFILSFTLVPTMAKYMMRSHHVATA from the coding sequence ATGAAGCAGATCGTCGCGATAGCCTTGCGCAGACCGTACACCTTCGTGGTGATGTCGATCCTCATCGTGCTGTTCGGGGGGATGACGGTTCAGCACATGCCGACCGATGTCTTACCGAATATCTTGATTCCGGTCACCTCCGTCGTCTGGATCTACTCCGGCCTGTTGCCGCAACAGGTGGAAGGCCGCATCACGTATCTGTTCGAACGGTTCGTGACCGCCACCGTAGAAGGCATCAAGTACATGCACAGCCACTCCTACTACGGGAGTAGTATCACCAATATCTATCTCCAAGACGGCGTGGACGTGGGGCGGGCCGAAGCGGACATCGCGGCTATTGCCCAGACGGTCGTGAAAGCGTTGCCGCCCGACATTTCTCCGCCCATGATCATGCGCCTCGCCCCCTCGTCGATCCCCGTGGCGATGCTGGAGGTGAGCTCCGACAGTATGACCCCTGCGGAGCTCTACAACCTCGCCTACATGCGGATCCGCCCGCTGCTCGTGACCGTCAACGGCGCCATCCTGCCGCATCCCTATGGGGGCCAGGATATGCAGGTCATGGTCAACCTCGATCCACAGAAAATGCTCGCCCGCAGTCTCACGCCGTCCGACATTCACAATGTCCTCATGAAGCAATACCGCGTGCTGCCCACCGGCGACATCAAGATCAACACGACGGATTGGATCGTTCAGTCGAATGCGTCACCGTTGCAGATCGATGAGTTCGCCAATATCCCGATCAAGCGGGAAGGCAACGCGTTCGTCTATCTGCGCGACGTGGCCTCGGTGCGCCTCATGGGCCGAGTGCAACAGAACGCGGTGCTGGTCAAAGGCAAGCAGACCATCATCATCGTCGTCATGAAGAGCACCGAGGCCTCGACCCTGGCGGTGGTGGATGGGATCAAGAAGATGATTCCCCGGGCCGAGCAAGTCGTCCCGGAGAGCGTGAAGATCCGGCTCTTGGACGACGCCTCGACCTTCGTCAAGGATGCGATCTCCGACGTGCTGCATGAAATGCTGACCGCCGGCGCGCTGGTCGGCCTCATTGTGCTGCTGTTGCTCGGCTCCTGGCGGGCCACCGTCATCGTCTGGACGTCGATCCCGCTGTCCATCTTGACCGCAATCATCGGCCTGCATTGGCTCGGGGAGACGATCAACGTCATGACCTTGGGCGGGCTGGCCCTGGCCGTCGGGATCCTCGTGGATGATGCAACTGTGATGATCGAAAACATCGATCGCCATCTCGAGATGGGCAAGCCGCTGGAACAGGCCATCATCGACGCCGCCAATCAGATCGTCGTCCCGACGCTCGTCGCCACGCTCTGCATCGCGATCGCCTGGCTCCCGCTCTTCGGGCTGACCGGCAGTTCCGGCTATCTCTTTAAGCCCATGGCGGAGGCCGTCATGATCGCGATGCTCGCGTCGTTCATCCTTTCGTTCACACTAGTGCCCACCATGGCAAAATATATGATGAGGAGTCACCATGTCGCAACCGCATGA
- a CDS encoding efflux RND transporter permease subunit, with protein sequence MNKIVLIALRRPYTFVVMSILIVLFGGLTVQHMPTDVFPNITIPVTSVVWIYSGLLPQQVEGRITYLFERFVTATVEGIKYMHSHSYYGSSITNIYLQDGVDVGRAEADIAAIAQTVVKALPPDISPPMIMRLAPSSIPVAMLEVSSDSMTPAELYNLAYMRIRPLLVTVNGAILPHPYGGQDMQVMVNLDPQKMLARSLTPSDIHNVLMKQYRVLPTGDIKINTTDWIVQSNASPLQIDEFANIPIKREGNAFVYLRDVASVRLMGRVQQNAVLVKGKQTIIIVVMKSTEASTLAVVDGIKKMIPRAEQVVPESVKIRLLDDASTFVKDAISDVLHEMLTAGALVGLIVLLLLGSWRATVIVWTSIPLSILTAIIGLHWLGETINVMTLGGLALAVGILVDDATVMIENIDRHLEMGKPLEQAIIDAANQIVVPTLVATLCIAIAWLPLFGLTGASGYLFKPMAEAVMIAMIASFILSRTLVPTMAKYMMRSHHVATA encoded by the coding sequence ATGAATAAGATCGTTCTCATTGCTCTGCGCAGACCGTACACCTTCGTGGTGATGTCGATCCTCATCGTGCTGTTCGGGGGGCTGACGGTTCAGCACATGCCGACCGATGTCTTCCCGAATATCACCATTCCGGTCACCTCCGTCGTCTGGATCTACTCCGGCCTGTTGCCGCAACAGGTGGAAGGCCGCATCACGTATCTGTTCGAACGGTTCGTGACCGCCACCGTAGAAGGCATCAAGTACATGCACAGCCACTCCTACTACGGGAGTAGTATCACCAATATCTATCTCCAAGACGGCGTGGACGTGGGGCGGGCCGAAGCGGACATCGCGGCTATTGCCCAGACGGTCGTGAAAGCGTTGCCGCCCGACATTTCTCCGCCCATGATCATGCGCCTCGCCCCCTCGTCGATCCCCGTGGCGATGCTGGAGGTGAGCTCCGACAGTATGACCCCTGCGGAGCTCTACAACCTCGCCTACATGCGGATCCGCCCGCTGCTCGTGACCGTCAACGGCGCCATCCTGCCGCATCCCTATGGGGGCCAGGATATGCAGGTCATGGTCAACCTCGATCCACAGAAAATGCTCGCCCGCAGTCTCACGCCGTCCGACATTCACAATGTCCTCATGAAGCAATACCGCGTGCTGCCCACCGGCGACATCAAGATCAACACGACGGATTGGATCGTTCAGTCGAATGCGTCACCGTTGCAGATCGATGAGTTCGCCAATATCCCGATCAAGCGGGAAGGCAACGCGTTCGTCTATCTGCGCGACGTGGCCTCGGTGCGCCTCATGGGCCGAGTGCAACAGAACGCGGTGCTGGTCAAAGGCAAGCAGACCATCATCATCGTCGTCATGAAGAGCACCGAGGCCTCGACCCTGGCGGTGGTGGATGGGATCAAGAAGATGATTCCCCGGGCCGAGCAAGTCGTCCCGGAGAGCGTGAAGATCCGGCTCTTGGACGACGCCTCGACCTTCGTCAAGGATGCGATCTCCGACGTGCTGCATGAAATGCTGACCGCCGGCGCGCTGGTCGGCCTCATTGTGCTGCTGTTGCTCGGCTCCTGGCGGGCCACCGTCATCGTCTGGACGTCGATCCCGCTGTCCATCTTGACCGCAATCATCGGCCTGCATTGGCTCGGGGAGACGATCAACGTCATGACCTTGGGCGGGCTGGCCCTGGCCGTCGGGATCCTCGTGGATGATGCAACTGTGATGATCGAAAACATCGATCGCCATCTCGAGATGGGCAAGCCGCTGGAACAGGCCATCATCGACGCCGCCAATCAGATCGTCGTCCCGACGCTCGTCGCCACGCTCTGCATCGCGATCGCCTGGCTCCCGCTCTTCGGGCTGACCGGTGCCTCCGGCTATCTCTTTAAGCCCATGGCGGAGGCCGTCATGATCGCGATGATCGCGTCGTTCATCCTTTCGCGCACATTGGTGCCGACCATGGCGAAATATATGATGAGGAGTCACCATGTCGCAACCGCATGA
- a CDS encoding sigma-54 dependent transcriptional regulator has protein sequence MSGLPSILVVDDDQQNREMLAEALSQVGFEVDMACDGAEALSKANEVMYDAVLSDIRMTPLSGLDLLDFLRKTMPEMPIVLLTAFGSVDTAIQAMKQGAYNYITKPVNLEELVLTMTRAVEYRRLIEDNRTLPRAFSERPRTASLIGQSKKLVEVFKLVGRVSRSRASVLIQGESGTGKELIARAIHDNSPRATHRFVAVNCSAIPDSLLESELFGHIKGSFTGAHILRRGLLEEASGGTFFLDEVGDLSSVGQAKLLRVLQEGEIRRIGSNESVQVDVRVIAASRRNLADLIEAGRFREDLLYRLNTVNIFIPPLRERPEDIPVLAEFFLARYGDEKEVPVTSFSPAAMRALTGYAWPGNVRELEHVVERAVALTSHAILALDDLPSEILRKDGGISNHNHLLPGTLKALQRDQVLRMLESAHGNKERTARLLGISRRTLYRLLDRYDVGKTQPSPEADTSDPNGS, from the coding sequence ATGAGTGGCTTGCCTTCAATCCTGGTCGTGGATGACGATCAACAGAATCGAGAGATGTTGGCCGAAGCCTTGAGCCAAGTCGGCTTTGAGGTGGACATGGCCTGTGACGGCGCGGAAGCCCTGAGCAAAGCCAATGAGGTGATGTACGATGCCGTCTTGAGCGACATCCGCATGACCCCATTGTCCGGTTTGGATCTGTTGGATTTTCTACGCAAGACTATGCCGGAGATGCCGATTGTCCTGTTGACCGCGTTCGGGTCCGTCGACACGGCGATCCAAGCCATGAAGCAAGGGGCCTATAATTACATCACCAAACCGGTCAATCTCGAAGAACTCGTGCTCACCATGACGCGCGCTGTCGAGTACCGGCGCCTGATCGAGGACAATCGGACGCTTCCACGTGCGTTCAGTGAACGGCCGCGGACCGCCTCGTTGATCGGGCAAAGCAAGAAACTGGTCGAGGTGTTCAAACTCGTCGGACGAGTCTCTCGCAGCCGAGCCTCCGTGTTGATTCAGGGGGAGAGCGGGACGGGCAAGGAACTCATCGCCCGCGCCATCCACGACAACAGCCCCCGGGCCACGCACCGGTTCGTCGCCGTGAACTGCAGTGCGATTCCCGACTCCTTGCTCGAAAGCGAGCTCTTCGGCCACATCAAGGGGTCGTTTACCGGAGCCCATATCTTGCGGCGGGGCTTGCTGGAGGAGGCGAGCGGCGGGACCTTCTTCTTGGACGAAGTCGGCGATCTCTCGTCGGTCGGGCAGGCCAAACTGCTGCGTGTCCTCCAGGAAGGAGAAATCCGACGGATCGGGAGCAACGAGTCGGTACAGGTGGACGTGCGGGTCATCGCCGCGTCGCGCCGGAATCTGGCCGACTTGATCGAGGCCGGTCGGTTTCGAGAGGATCTCCTCTATCGGCTGAATACGGTCAACATTTTCATCCCGCCGCTCCGGGAGCGGCCGGAAGACATTCCCGTGCTGGCCGAGTTCTTTCTCGCCCGCTACGGCGATGAGAAGGAAGTTCCCGTCACATCCTTTTCCCCTGCCGCGATGCGTGCGCTGACGGGGTATGCGTGGCCGGGCAATGTGCGTGAGTTAGAGCACGTCGTGGAACGGGCGGTGGCGCTGACGTCGCACGCGATTCTCGCGCTCGATGATCTTCCTTCTGAAATCCTTCGTAAAGACGGAGGCATCTCGAACCACAATCACCTCTTGCCCGGCACACTGAAGGCCCTGCAGCGGGACCAGGTGCTTAGAATGCTGGAATCAGCGCATGGCAACAAGGAGCGGACGGCACGTTTACTCGGCATCAGTCGGCGTACGCTGTACCGGCTCCTCGACCGATACGACGTCGGCAAAACTCAGCCTTCGCCCGAGGCCGATACATCGGATCCTAATGGGTCTTGA
- the sthA gene encoding Si-specific NAD(P)(+) transhydrogenase, whose protein sequence is MARDTYDFDLLCIGSGPAGQRASIQAAKLGKRVAVIERRCILGGVCVETGTIPSKTFREAVLSFLCAAHHVEQHLGNHFDSRPTAAQLLARVADVTKREVEVVADQLRRNDVVLIQGEASFKDTHTVSVAAEQESRIVTAANILIATGTIPAQPEGVSVDGEVILTSDDITSIKKLPRKMVVVGGGIIGVEYASMLAALKIHVTLVDQRTGLLEFLDSEIVEELMHQMRNRNVTFRLGEAVEKLDLTDEEPHRAILTLESGKRILAESVLYSVGRMGAVERLNLAAAGLSADKRGRLTVDAQFRTKIPHIFAAGDIIGYPSLASTSASQGRHVACHAFGVEIDPLPDHPPVGIYAIPEISMTGPPEQVLTDQHVPYETGVARYREIARGQILGDDSGLVKLLFHRADRRLLAVHAIGTGATELTHIGQAVLDLGGGLEYFLRTIFNYPTLAECYNVAALDAHNKLAMTASHVPKEAT, encoded by the coding sequence ATGGCTCGTGACACGTACGATTTTGACCTGCTCTGTATCGGAAGCGGCCCTGCCGGCCAGCGGGCGTCGATCCAAGCAGCAAAACTCGGCAAACGCGTCGCCGTCATTGAACGCAGGTGCATTTTGGGCGGCGTCTGCGTAGAAACCGGTACGATCCCCAGCAAAACGTTTCGTGAAGCGGTGCTGTCTTTTCTGTGCGCCGCTCATCATGTCGAACAGCATTTAGGGAATCACTTCGACAGCCGACCGACGGCGGCGCAACTCTTGGCCCGGGTCGCGGATGTCACCAAGCGAGAAGTCGAGGTCGTCGCCGATCAACTTCGCCGGAACGACGTGGTGTTGATTCAAGGAGAGGCGTCCTTCAAAGACACCCATACCGTCTCCGTCGCCGCTGAACAAGAGTCCAGGATCGTCACCGCGGCGAACATCTTGATCGCGACCGGAACCATTCCTGCTCAACCTGAAGGCGTGTCGGTTGACGGAGAGGTCATCCTGACCAGTGACGACATCACGAGCATCAAGAAGCTCCCGCGAAAGATGGTCGTCGTCGGCGGCGGCATCATCGGCGTTGAGTACGCTTCCATGTTGGCAGCCTTGAAAATCCACGTCACATTGGTCGACCAGCGAACGGGCCTCTTGGAGTTTCTGGACTCCGAGATCGTCGAGGAATTGATGCATCAGATGCGCAATCGCAACGTCACCTTTCGACTGGGCGAGGCGGTCGAAAAGCTCGACCTGACCGATGAGGAGCCCCATCGAGCCATCCTCACGTTGGAGTCAGGGAAGCGCATTCTGGCCGAATCAGTTCTCTACTCGGTCGGAAGGATGGGCGCCGTGGAGAGACTCAATCTTGCCGCAGCAGGTTTGAGCGCCGACAAGCGAGGCCGCCTCACGGTCGATGCTCAGTTTCGCACTAAAATCCCCCACATCTTTGCTGCAGGCGATATTATCGGCTATCCCAGCCTCGCCTCCACTTCTGCCTCCCAAGGGCGCCACGTGGCTTGCCACGCCTTTGGAGTGGAAATTGATCCACTCCCCGACCACCCGCCTGTAGGCATTTACGCAATCCCCGAGATTTCTATGACCGGACCACCGGAGCAGGTTCTGACCGACCAGCACGTACCGTACGAAACAGGGGTCGCGCGGTATCGCGAAATCGCCCGGGGGCAGATCCTTGGCGACGACAGCGGGCTTGTGAAATTACTATTTCATCGTGCGGATCGAAGGCTGCTCGCCGTGCACGCCATCGGAACGGGGGCGACGGAATTAACGCATATTGGTCAGGCAGTGCTCGACCTCGGTGGCGGGTTGGAGTATTTCTTGCGCACAATCTTCAACTATCCGACGTTGGCCGAATGTTACAACGTAGCCGCGTTAGATGCGCATAACAAACTCGCCATGACGGCGTCCCACGTGCCAAAGGAGGCCACATGA
- a CDS encoding response regulator: protein MIESGKSVLIVEHNDDQRHVLSRMLENEGYRVHQVSEECLALEELKRRRFDVVISAHHIPQINGFRLILLVRLLWPGLPTILLLHDETQLSPLAEQGRAYGILRKPYVFSELLELMRNAIRSTREPRSRMSKPILLSS, encoded by the coding sequence ATGATCGAGTCTGGCAAGAGCGTGCTGATCGTCGAGCACAACGATGATCAGCGCCACGTGTTGAGTCGGATGTTGGAGAATGAAGGATATCGCGTCCACCAGGTGTCCGAGGAATGCCTAGCGTTGGAAGAACTGAAACGTCGACGATTCGATGTGGTGATCAGCGCTCATCACATACCACAGATCAATGGATTTCGGCTCATCTTGCTAGTCCGACTTCTTTGGCCAGGTCTCCCCACGATTCTCTTGCTGCATGACGAAACACAGTTGTCTCCACTGGCCGAGCAAGGCAGAGCATACGGCATCCTTCGCAAACCATATGTCTTCAGTGAGTTGCTGGAGCTCATGAGGAACGCCATCCGATCGACGCGTGAACCTCGATCACGAATGTCGAAACCTATCCTCCTGTCTTCGTGA
- a CDS encoding prohibitin family protein, which produces MRYVVKVMLLVMILGSLQACGTTVAPGQRGLRWYPLSEGLTTETLKSGFYWRAPWNDIYLYDVQVRSYTESVDALSSDDLLVVLKTAIILRPIPEEVYFLAQEIGPDFYPRVVRPELLAAVRSVVSNYAMVTVPEKSSEIASKVQAVVVDKLKGRHLEVASVALADIELARVVLEAVERKQAKEQEKEQKEFELIIAEKDAEIARRRAKGEGDSIRIRAEGEAEGLRIRSVGQAKAQETITKTLTPEYLRFKLYDSSNSKFVLLPDKLNVPILINPGTDHSTGQSREEFRMGSDMRLGRQ; this is translated from the coding sequence ATGCGTTATGTTGTGAAGGTCATGTTGCTTGTCATGATATTGGGCTCACTGCAAGCTTGCGGGACGACCGTCGCACCAGGTCAACGGGGATTACGTTGGTATCCTTTGAGCGAAGGCCTGACCACCGAAACCCTGAAGAGCGGGTTCTATTGGCGGGCACCCTGGAACGACATCTACCTGTACGACGTGCAGGTGCGCAGTTACACCGAATCGGTCGACGCACTGAGCTCAGACGACCTGCTCGTCGTCCTCAAAACAGCCATTATCCTGAGGCCGATTCCTGAGGAGGTCTATTTCCTGGCACAGGAAATCGGACCAGATTTCTATCCTCGCGTCGTCCGACCGGAGCTATTGGCGGCGGTCAGAAGTGTCGTCTCGAACTATGCCATGGTCACCGTACCGGAGAAAAGCTCGGAAATCGCAAGCAAAGTACAGGCGGTTGTGGTCGATAAACTCAAAGGCCGCCATCTCGAAGTCGCGAGCGTTGCTTTGGCCGACATCGAACTGGCCAGGGTCGTCCTGGAGGCTGTGGAACGTAAGCAGGCAAAAGAACAAGAGAAGGAACAAAAAGAATTCGAGCTCATTATCGCCGAAAAAGACGCTGAGATTGCTCGCCGTCGCGCGAAAGGGGAGGGCGATTCTATTCGTATTCGAGCCGAAGGAGAGGCGGAAGGTCTCAGAATTAGGTCGGTTGGCCAGGCGAAGGCACAGGAAACCATTACCAAGACGCTGACGCCGGAATATCTCCGATTCAAACTCTATGACAGTTCGAATTCCAAGTTTGTCCTCCTACCGGACAAGCTCAATGTGCCGATTTTGATCAATCCCGGGACTGACCACTCAACCGGGCAGTCGCGTGAGGAATTTCGTATGGGCTCAGACATGCGTTTGGGCCGGCAGTAG
- a CDS encoding Slp family lipoprotein, translating to MRPIGLFAMCVLLLAACTTPSLFPPEITKDIETDTVAVKAWKAQTAYPSGANFTSHKVELGGQITQVLRKPDGVVILAQEQPIDKYLGYGPTSLRREGALEFAIVFNGFPDADMLQVGNQLAVVGATDGSSPEMIGRMPRVVPHLVAQCLHIWKTEGFDTNNYYEGSMGQHYPLENRTFCQEAGNGGTLSTGGGQENQPSDSTGS from the coding sequence ATGCGTCCAATAGGCTTATTCGCGATGTGCGTATTATTATTAGCCGCCTGCACAACCCCATCCCTGTTTCCACCAGAGATCACGAAAGATATCGAAACTGACACGGTTGCCGTCAAAGCGTGGAAAGCCCAGACAGCTTACCCGTCAGGGGCCAACTTCACCTCCCACAAAGTGGAGTTAGGGGGGCAGATCACCCAAGTTCTTCGGAAGCCGGACGGTGTCGTGATTCTCGCTCAGGAGCAGCCCATCGACAAATATCTGGGGTATGGACCTACGAGCCTCAGACGGGAAGGCGCATTGGAATTCGCGATCGTTTTTAACGGCTTTCCAGACGCCGACATGTTACAGGTCGGCAATCAGCTTGCCGTCGTCGGAGCCACGGACGGCTCAAGCCCAGAGATGATCGGCAGGATGCCGAGAGTTGTACCGCATCTTGTTGCGCAATGTCTTCACATCTGGAAGACAGAAGGGTTCGATACCAACAATTACTACGAAGGCTCAATGGGACAACATTACCCGCTGGAGAACCGAACCTTCTGTCAGGAGGCGGGCAACGGGGGAACCTTGTCAACCGGTGGTGGTCAGGAGAATCAGCCATCCGACTCCACAGGCTCGTGA
- a CDS encoding prohibitin family protein: MRYLTKTIFLVLVLVSLPACGTTVHPGHRGVHWNPLTGGLTTQPLKSGFYWRAPWSQIYLYNVQWHSYTETIEALSSDHLPVILKTVIVMRPIPDEVSFLAQDIGSEFYPRVVRPELLAAIRSAVSRYPMVTVLEHGSEIVSRVEAVVAEKLKDRHLQVASVAMADIELARVALDPVGRKQAKEQDKEPQQFELITAEK, encoded by the coding sequence ATGCGCTATCTTACGAAGACCATATTTCTTGTCCTGGTTCTGGTCTCATTGCCAGCCTGCGGGACCACCGTCCACCCTGGTCATCGGGGGGTACATTGGAATCCTCTGACAGGGGGGTTAACCACCCAACCACTCAAGAGCGGATTCTATTGGCGAGCGCCATGGAGCCAAATCTACCTGTACAACGTGCAATGGCACAGTTACACCGAAACGATCGAAGCCTTAAGTTCAGACCACCTGCCGGTCATCCTCAAGACCGTCATTGTCATGAGACCCATTCCTGACGAGGTGTCCTTCCTCGCTCAAGACATAGGATCGGAATTCTATCCTCGGGTCGTCAGACCCGAGTTGCTGGCCGCCATCCGGAGCGCCGTCTCTCGCTATCCTATGGTCACGGTGCTGGAGCACGGTTCTGAAATCGTAAGCAGGGTGGAGGCCGTAGTGGCGGAAAAACTCAAAGACCGTCATCTCCAAGTGGCGAGCGTCGCCATGGCCGATATCGAACTGGCCAGGGTCGCCCTCGATCCTGTCGGACGAAAGCAGGCTAAGGAACAGGACAAGGAACCGCAACAATTCGAGCTCATCACGGCTGAAAAGTGA